A region of the Microbulbifer pacificus genome:
ATCAGCTTGGTATCTGACTTCAACTGAATACGTCGAACCGTATCGCAGATCTCTTCTTCAGAGTCCTTATCATCTAAAAACAAAAACTTAGAGCAGCAATTAACAAAGGCCTTAGGAGCCTTTCTCTCACCGAAACCGAGCACAGTCTTCCCTTCCGAAAGGGCCCGGTAAACCAACGGCGTAAAGTCACAGTCTGAGGACACCAAGCAAATCACGTCAATATCTTTCGTGTACAGGACATCCATGACATCAATAACCAAAGCGATATCTGTGGCATTTTTTCCCTTGGTCAAATCAAATTGCTGCATTGGCTGGATAGCATGTTCATGCAGAATTTCTGTCCAAGGTTTTAAATTAGAACTGACCCAGTTGCCATAGGCCTTTCGAACAATTACTACACCGTATTTCGCCAACTCCGATAAAATCTTGTCAAACTTGGATGCAGGTGCGTTGTCGGCATCAATGAAAACCGCAATTTTTTCCTTGTTCTTCAAATCTATATCCCTTATTTAAAAACAATCAGCCGAAACCCCAACAAATGTCTCGGTTACTCAATTGACCAATTATTGGCCATTGATGCGAAACCGCAATCAATCATGCGCACATTAAGCAGCTTCGAGAATCAACACTGGATCATTAAGGTTCGATTTCGCTGATCGTATGTATTCCGCGCCGTTAATTTTGCGCAGCGTCAGTGTTTGGATCAGCTCAGGAATCGAAGCCAAGCAGTCTTGGCTATCTCTTACTGATTGCACCAGCAATCTGGTACCTTCCAGATTCTTGCGCAGATCTTGCTCAGCACATGCTGAATTCGTCCAAGGTAGCTTTTTTGCCAATGCAATTGGACTCACAGGATCTAGAACAATGTTGAAATCATGAGACATTTTCTGGGCTGCGCCCATTGCCAAGTCCAGTCGTCCCATATGGAAGAACGCTTGCAACCTAGCCTTGAACGCAAGACAAGATAGCTCAAGAAACTGCTCGAATGACTCTTGTTCAAACTCATTACGAGACAAAAGATATTTTACTTCGCCAAGGTAGTACTGCGTCTCCCGCCCCAGGGTCTGACTTACACTATGCCACTCTAGCTCACCACCACCATTCGCCTCGAGCAGTGCGCCCTCCTCTACCGCAAAATTGACTTGCGCCAAATGCTCTCGAACCTGGCTGGCACGCATCTCGCCGATCGCATACAGGATGGACTCAGCCACGCCTTCAAGACTTTCCTGCAATTTCCTGATTCTGTTATTCAGGACGGCAAATCCTGCACAACTTATACCCAGCCCGGCGACCGTCGCCCCTAGATTGGCAAACTGCAATACCTGAAGCCCCTCAACCATCGACTTAAGTTGAGCTAGCTGTATATTGCTTCCAACCGAACTAACGGCTGTCAATGGCGACAATGCGCTACACAAGCCGGAATGTGCAAGATTACCTAGCACCCCAGTTTCCTGGACATGTGCCACTATCTGGCCACTTGATGAGTCTTTGATCAATGCACCAATACGAGTTAGGTTGCCCTGCTCAAGGCCGGCAATATATTTGGCGGGAACGTCAAAAGGGATAGGCATACTCACAACCTTCCTAAAGCATCGTTGGCGACATCATGAATATATTTTTGGAGATTCTCCACCAGCGAAGAACCAGCTCCATCGCCTAGAAATTGTAGGGTCAACTGCTGCCCGACACGATTACGAATCTTTTCTCGCAACTTGTCTTTTAGCTTTGCGCCTTTGATTACTCCGGTGGAGACCAGGACAGTACTGATGGCAAGACCGGAGAGCAATATCGGCCAGCTGATGGTCGTAACTCCGAAAACACCAAGCAATCCACCCGCCGATACCACTGAGGCAGCCCCAACCGACGGCACAGCCGCAACGCCGATACCCGTAGCGGCGGTAGGCAGCAATAGGTTCAAGATGCCACTTGACGAATCATCGAAAGCAGCCACTTCTTGACTAGAAAACCTCAACTGAGTAACCAGCGTGCTCTTCTGGCCTTTTTCTGCACGCAGAAGAAATCGCTTCACCTCCCTCTCCTGCCACTCTAGATAAAGCGGTTCAAGATGAGCCTTCGCGAATTTCTTGTTCAGCAACTCTCGGATACTTGCCTCATTCATGACAGTATCGAAAGTATTCAATAGCTGAGAAAATTCACTACGAAACTGCAATTCTGCGTCTTCCGTGAATTGATCACGCCAGTCCAATATGGCACGCCGAACATCGATACTAGTTTTTCTTTCGGAATTGGATTGATGCGAAGACGGAAGAATTTTTCGCTCGGCACCGGACGGCGCATCGCTGGAAAGAATTCTTTTGAAAAAATCCAACATGCTCAATGCTCTGTTGCAAGAAGTTATTATTTTATGGATCTATCTGTAGGGCGTTGCTATAGAAACTAGACTCTTCGATATTCCCCTGTGTCAATATTAACAATCAACCGGAGCAATTTTGTCGGGTGCTTGAATACTGCTTCATTGCCGTTAACCGCAATCAACTTCCAGGCTTTTGCTGCTTTCTCAATCACTTCAGCAGCTTTGCATTTCAGCAAGTTTTTCAGCTCCGCTTCCGGATCAAACCCGTTAGCTATTGCGACATCCACGCCAGCTGCCAGCAATGCAAACCACTCGTCGGCCTGCTGCTCGAAGGAAGTGATCGGGTAGACCTTCTCCTCGAAGCGCTTGATCGTCCACTTTTCTGCCGTCGGATCGACGGGCTCGAGCAATATGACATAGCCCGGCTTTCCGGATCTAATGGACTCGATATGCTGGATGCGTTCTCCATAACCAGGGCTGCCATAGTCGTCCCGGTCGCCCAGAACATAGACGCGGCGGCCGTCATACTCGGGGATCCAGCTGCGCAGAAAAACCGCGTGATCGTTCTCGGCACCCCATGACCACTGGATATTCTTCAGTGGAGCCTGGAGCACTCGTGCAAAATAGTCGCTGATATTCATTCTTTTTCTCTCGACAAAAATACACTAACTGCGAATTTGTACTTTATTCATGCAGCATGATTGCACTGTTCACATCTTGCTTCCAATCAACCAAGAACTTTCACTCTTCGCTCTCAGCATCAGAAGCAACTTCATCTGCGGTTTCCTCCGTCGATTTGCCACTCCGCGCTTTTGCTACCTTCGCGCTTTCCAAGCGTTTCTGCAACGAACAGTGGAGTTCCTCGAGCGCTTTGGCGCTATTGGTCCACCAATCTGTGGACCATACCCGGAAAAGGGTCCATCCGAGACCTTCGAGGACTGCCTGACGAATTTTGTCCCGCTCTCTCGCGTATGCTGAGCTGTGATACATCGCGCCATCGCACTCGACACCCGCGAGATAGAGGCCAGGTTCATCCGGGTGCACAATGCCCAGATCGATTCGGTAAGCGGACACGCCGATCTGTGGATGCACAATCCAGCCTTTGTCCTGCAGCCCTCTGGCCACGGCCACTTCGAACGGCGACTCAAAATCGCCCTTGGAGCCGTGTACCGCGGCGGCCAGCGCAGCAGGACCGCGCTCGGCGTATTCCAGAAAGTGCTTCAGGTCGGCAACCGCACGGGCCTTGGTGCGAGAGAGATCAATGCGCTCCGGCGCCATGGTGGCAAACACGACCATTTCCGAACGCGCGCGCGTCATCGCTACGTTCAGTCGACGCTCGCCGCCCGTGCGGTTAAGGGGACCAAAGTTCATGGTGATATGGTCCGTTTCATCGGGGCCGTAAGTGATACTGAACAGGATTACATCCCGCTCATCCCCCTGCACCGTCTCCAAGTTCTTGACGAATACCGGCTCCAGTGTTGCCTCCTCAGAGAAGGCCCATTCGATACTCGGATCTTCTGCACGGGCCTTGTCCAGCAGGTCCTCGATCAGCGTCTGCTGTTCCGTATTAAACGTCACCACGCCGATGGACTGGTTGCGCACCATGACGTTCGGCGAGGTGAGGCGCCGCACTATCTCGGCAACAATGGCCTTGGCCTCTCCCTGGTTGTGGCGGGCCTTGCCGCGCGCATAGAAGCCCTCCGGACGGACCAGTGAGACACCCTTATCGGGGTGTACCGGTGCCGGGAAAGTTACCAGCGAGCTGTCGTAATAGCGGTTATTCGAGAAGGCAATCAAACTCTCGCGGCGCGAGCGGTAATGTAGATTGAGTACACGCTGGGGAATGCTGGCTCCAATTAGTTCATCCAGAATACTTTCCAGATCACCTTCGGAGTCCTCTTCGCCATCGGGATCGTCGTCCGCTCGGGAGAAGAAATTGGTGGGAGGCATCTGCTTCGGGTCGCCGGCGATAATCACCTGTTTACCACGTGCCAAGGACCCTACCGCATCCCAGACCGTGATCTGAGACGCTTCGTCAAAGATCACCACGTCAAACAGCGCCTGTCCTGCGGATAAGTACTGGCTAATAGAAAGCGGCGACATCATTAAACACGGTGCCAGGGAGGTAATCACATCCGGAATTTCCTCCATCATCTGCCGCACCGGCTTGTGCCGCATTTTTTTCTGCAGCTCGTGGCGCAGGACGCCCCAAGAAGAACTGCGTTTGACGTCATCCGGATTGGGGATCTGCCCACCCAGCTTGGCGGCAATATATTGGGCGGTAAGCTTGCTGAACTGAGAGTCCAGTACTCTGAAGTTCTGGATCGCCGATTCGTGTTCCGGCGACGAGAAGGTGCGCAACACCTCATCCTCACCGATCACCGCTGATGACCACCAGGCGCAATAGGCGGCCTCGAAAACCTCCGGTACTTCAGCGGGAGTCACATTGCCGCTTTCGATTGCAGATACCAGTGGCCCCAGCTGGCAGTCGAGAGCTTCGGAGCGCCGACGCACCCACGCACACCAGTCTTTAAGTGAGGCGTGATGATCCGTAATTTGCTGGCAAAGGGCATCAAGGGCCGGGAGTGTCAGTGCATTACCAGGCGTAGCGGTATCCAGACCAGCGCCGATCAGAGCTTCGAATTTCTCCCTGATCGCATCGAAGCGCTTCAGAGTCTCGAGGAACTGCGTCACCGCTCGACCGACGGACGCCTCCGGTGCCAGCAGGTCATTGGCATCGTACATGAGCTTGCGAACGGCAGCGCGCAGAGTCCCGAGGGCCTCCGCATCCTCCGCCAATTTACCCACGGCGGTACGGGCGCGGGTGCCTAACAGCTTTAAGGATGCGATATCGCTCGGGTTCGAATCGTAGGAATTCCATTCGCGCAGCCCCTTTAACACGCTGTCGAGGCGGTCGATCTTGCCACCGGTGTCGCGCAACTGCTTGAGGACCGGAATATCGTTATCCGGATCTGGCTCCCCCAGAGCACCACTTGCGCGCATCAGCTTCAGTACCTTGCGCTTGGCAAAGAAGCTATTCGGCCACCAGGTCTCGTTGGCTGCACCCCACGCCTGCTCCAACGCATCG
Encoded here:
- a CDS encoding NYN domain-containing protein encodes the protein MKNKEKIAVFIDADNAPASKFDKILSELAKYGVVIVRKAYGNWVSSNLKPWTEILHEHAIQPMQQFDLTKGKNATDIALVIDVMDVLYTKDIDVICLVSSDCDFTPLVYRALSEGKTVLGFGERKAPKAFVNCCSKFLFLDDKDSEEEICDTVRRIQLKSDTKLINLLRQAIEAVEDDEGWASLAQVGSHINNQASFDHRNYGFEKLSELFKAIDLFECRAESGTEFFVKDKKRNKRVSKKDQESILSSSLA